The segment TTTTCACTTCATTCTGAAAAAGCTCAATTTTGTGTATGAGCTTTTTTATCACCTTTTCCTGCACCTCCGGCTCCGCCTGGTTAAAAACCTGCCAAACGGCCTTTAAGAAGCTCTGAAAGTCTTTTAGCTCGATGGGCTGGCGAAGACTTGCCCCCTTCTGCTTTTTGACTTCCCCAAGCCGTTTTTCCGTCTCGGTCTTTTTCACCTCGATTTTCTCCATCTGATTAAAAATCGGCGTGGCCGAGACCGTTTTTGGCAGCTGAGAAAGTCTTTCAGCCAATGCTTCAAGTTGGCCGGTAAAGCCGTAGAGTTCCGCTTTCAGCCGCTCTAGCTCCCGAACCCCTTGATCGCCGCTATGGACTTTCTTTGTTTCCTCAAGCAACTCGCCCGCAAATTTCCTGGAAGTCAAAAGTCGTTTGACTTGGTCCAAGACCAGCGGCTCCACTTTTTTGCCGGGAAATCTTTTCGGGCAAGAACACTTGAAGAACTCTTTGGAAAGCGTCGAATTTCGCTTGGTCATCCACGAATGCTCATAATAAGGAATCTTTGATGTCTTTCCGTGAGCGGACTTTCCGGAGAGCGGTGAGCCGCAACCCCCGCAAAAAATGATCCCGGTGAGAAGATAAGGGTATCTAATGGCTGTGTGCGGTTTCTTGGCTGATTTATTCTGTTTCAGCGTTTTTTGCACTCGCTCAAAAATCGCCTTATCTACAAGGGGAGTCCAGACGGCTTTCACGAACTGAGTTTTGCCGTTTTCCCGGTAGGGTCTTTCGCCAACGTAAGCCCGACTGGTTAAAATATGGTGGAGATTATCAACGGTGAAAAAATCAAGCCGCATGTTACGGCCTCCGCCCTGAACCAATTTTTCAAGTCGGTAGCCGATCTCATTAAGCCGCTTGGCAGTTTTCGATAAGGTTCCTTCCTCTAAAAAGACCTCGTAAGCTTTCTTGACCACTTTGGCTTGCTTTTCATTGATAGAAAGAAAGCCCGGTTTGTCAGGCACTAAAGAGTAGCCAAAAGGCACGGTCCCGCCGTTAAAGAGTCCGCGCTTAGCCCGGACATTAAAATTAGCCTTCACTCTTTCGCTGACCTGCCGACGTTCAAACTGCGCAATATTGGCAATCGAGTAAAGCACCATTTCACCGGCTGCCGTGTCGGTTTCAAAATTTTCCCGGAGAGATTGAAAGCCGCAGCCATGCTCTTGCATCAACTCCCAAATCTCGGAAAAATCCTTCATCGAACGCGAAATGCGCGACAATTCTGAGGCCATGACATAGTTGATTTCACCTTTTTGAATGGCTTTAAGCATTTTTTGCAATGCAGGACGTTTGGTGTCTTTGCCGGATTTCGCCCGGTCGATAAAAACCTCGACGATTTCGCCAAAATTTCCGTCCATGTTTTTAAATTGGACTGCTTGGCGGAGGCGTTCTTCCTGATTTTTGATTGACCCTTCTTCAAGGCTTGCCTGCTCTTCGGTGGATACACGAATGTATAGACCGATCCGGTATCCGGGATTTCCTCGGTTTAAAGTGTCTTTTTTAATGTTCTTTTTACGGTTAGCCATCGGTTCCAGTCCTTTCGTTAGAAACAGACTCGAACTCAATGGGCTCAGACAAGGATTTTTCTTTCAGCTGGCGGCTGCTTATTTCTTTATAGAAAATTTTAGCCAGACTCTCAAGAAAAATCTTGTACTCGGTTTTTTCAACGGGATGACAGGTCAGCTCGACCTTTTGAGGCTCCCAATTGATTCTCATAACTACCTCGAATTAAACATAAGCCGATACTCCTTCATAAAGGTCGTAAAACGACGGGGTTGATAAAAAGCCGCCACTCAGTAGTGGTAGGCGCAAAAAATAAAACTCACTTTAAAAACTGATATCGAGACCGAAGCCTCTTTCAAGGCCAGGAGATTTGGATTTCTCAAGGGAAATTCCTTCCATCTCAATTGAAAAGGGCTTGTATTTTCGATTTGTCAGTTCAAACCACCTCCTTTCATTTTTATTCAAATTTTTCGGTTCAAATCCAATGAAGTAAATTTTTGAAATCTTTGGATTTTCATTTAAAAAGAAATCCAAGGTTTTGGTGCGAGCCTCCGTGAGCACCAAAACGCTTGGATCGCTGCTTTTTTCGGAAAACAAATCATTTTTACGGGATTTCATGTAAGAAAACGGATCGCGGAAGACCAACAAGCTATTTCCTCGACCACGGTGAGAATAAAAAGGGCCGGAGGAAACACCGTATCTTTTCTGTTGCCACTCGCCCGTCGAATTTTGATGAAACTCCAAAGCTCGGGAGTCGTCATTTTCAGAAAACAGGCGAATGAATCCAGATTTTGAAATCTGACACATTTTCTTTTTCAGAAGATCGTCGGCAAAGTCGGGCTTTACGCCTTTGCTCGATAAAAAATTCGACAAAAACCGAACGGCTTTTTGTCTGTCCATCTGTTCGGATTTTGGGATATAAAACGACTGATAATTTCTCTGCACTTTGCCGAAGTGTTTTTCTAAAAGCAAAAGCCTGGGATTGTTGTTTATTTTTGAGATGGCCTGCAAATAAGAAAGCTTTTCATTGATTGCGACCAAATCAATAAGGCTTCCACGGGTGCCGTTTTTCGTGTTAACCCATTCGTAATCAAAAAGCCGAACGAACTCTTTTCCTTTAAGAACAGTTTTTCCTTCGGAATTCTCGAAATATTTGATTTTATGTCGATCAAGATATTTAAAAATATGCTCGTAGTGAGCGTCTTTAAACTGTCTTTCCGGGATAGGAGAATTTTTTATTTCCCGCTCGGTTTGAGTCGGCATATCTTTATTGAATTTGTCCCAGTCGTGTTTCAAAAAGTAAGACTTGTATTTAAACTTCTGGTGCATGGGTGAGTTTTCAAAAGAATAACCGATTTTTTTAAGATGCCCGATTTCTGCCAAAAGATGTTCGCGAAGCTCTGGGCGGGAAGAATACTTTGCTTTATTTTCCTCAAAAGCACTCGCAAGACTTTCTTTATCAAAAGCCTTTCCCATTTTAGAGCCTCTTTTGCCGCGAGATTTACCAGGATAAAGATAAGTGATGTTTTTATTCGTCACTTTGGTTTGTATACCGAAAACACTCAACACATCAGCGTATTCGGAAAAATTTGTGGCATATCCTTTGGCAAAACTTGCCTTGTCCATCAGATCAAGCACATAAGATGATCTATAATTATTTGCTATTTGCCTCACTTTATCTGAAGCATAAATTTCTTTTGATTTTGACCTTTTCTCAATAACGGATAAGCCTTTTTCAATACTCAATTTGTCGCTCAAATCTCTCAGCTTATAGAGATGATACTTTTTATTTTCGACTTTTTTGCCGGTTTCAAAATTCACACTGTTAACCACGATATGATTGTGAATATGCGCCTGGTCCGTGTGTGTGACGACGACAAACTGGTGATCTTTAAAATATTTTTTCGCTAAATTCTGGCCGATTTGGTTAAACTCTTCATGCGTCAGCCGGTCCCGTTCTTTCGGATCAAAACTTTGAATGACGTGGACTGCCTCGATTGAACCGCGAGCGGAGTGAAGTTTGCGCGTTTGTTCAAATTCAAAGGCTGCGGTTTCCGGCACACAGT is part of the Nitrospinaceae bacterium genome and harbors:
- the ccrB gene encoding cassette chromosome recombinase B; protein product: MANRKKNIKKDTLNRGNPGYRIGLYIRVSTEEQASLEEGSIKNQEERLRQAVQFKNMDGNFGEIVEVFIDRAKSGKDTKRPALQKMLKAIQKGEINYVMASELSRISRSMKDFSEIWELMQEHGCGFQSLRENFETDTAAGEMVLYSIANIAQFERRQVSERVKANFNVRAKRGLFNGGTVPFGYSLVPDKPGFLSINEKQAKVVKKAYEVFLEEGTLSKTAKRLNEIGYRLEKLVQGGGRNMRLDFFTVDNLHHILTSRAYVGERPYRENGKTQFVKAVWTPLVDKAIFERVQKTLKQNKSAKKPHTAIRYPYLLTGIIFCGGCGSPLSGKSAHGKTSKIPYYEHSWMTKRNSTLSKEFFKCSCPKRFPGKKVEPLVLDQVKRLLTSRKFAGELLEETKKVHSGDQGVRELERLKAELYGFTGQLEALAERLSQLPKTVSATPIFNQMEKIEVKKTETEKRLGEVKKQKGASLRQPIELKDFQSFLKAVWQVFNQAEPEVQEKVIKKLIHKIELFQNEVKIYYIVDKEHLLEEPFRGLQSFSSGSKNSSRCSNSLTIGAEGGTRTPTSFHSTDFHTNYGFRRRRLTFVVWTIPSPYPGWDLGAARLVSTPSLHEGLGSGLPCERFPRI